A single window of Leptolyngbya ohadii IS1 DNA harbors:
- a CDS encoding type 1 glutamine amidotransferase domain-containing protein, translating into MTQLSNLRVAVIAGDGFEEVELTEPAKALKEAGATVEIISTKSGEIQAFRHHDKSITVPVDRTIDSVKPDDYDAVVLPGGALNADTLRVEPKIKSFLQSIQNAGKPIASICHAPWELISADLVKGRKLTSYKTIQDDIRNAGGEWVDQEVVVDRNWVTSRQPDDIPAFNRETIALFARFAPTASGSR; encoded by the coding sequence ATGACACAGTTATCAAATTTGCGCGTTGCTGTAATTGCAGGCGACGGCTTTGAAGAAGTAGAACTCACAGAACCCGCTAAAGCTCTCAAAGAAGCCGGGGCAACGGTTGAGATTATTTCTACCAAATCGGGAGAAATTCAGGCATTCCGTCACCACGATAAAAGCATTACCGTTCCGGTCGATCGCACGATCGATTCTGTGAAGCCTGATGACTATGATGCCGTTGTTCTGCCGGGCGGCGCACTGAACGCGGACACCTTGCGAGTGGAACCGAAAATTAAATCCTTCCTGCAAAGTATCCAGAATGCGGGTAAGCCGATCGCTTCAATTTGCCATGCACCTTGGGAACTGATCTCTGCCGATCTGGTGAAAGGTCGGAAGCTGACGAGCTATAAAACGATTCAGGATGATATCCGCAATGCAGGCGGAGAATGGGTCGATCAGGAAGTCGTGGTCGATCGCAATTGGGTTACGAGCCGTCAACCGGATGATATTCCGGCGTTTAACCGGGAGACGATCGCGCTATTTGCCCGGTTTGCCCCAACTGCATCAGGTTCTCGATAG